TCTAAAAAATTAtcacattaaaaaaattttattgaaaataGACTTTACTCTTGAGGCAGCAATTGAAGAGTGTTGGTCCTCACTCATATATAGAGTTTCATGGTGatgcaaaataatattattatctaAATTGgtggaaggaaagagagagtatgaaaGTAAaacaaggagagagaggaaaaaaaaaacagaagctaGAGAGAGGAGTAGAAAAAATGactttcactatctttttgtttgtttagaTTCCAGTGGTTAGAAATATTTAATGAACTTTGTATGTGAAGACTTCTTGGAGTAGCAcctattagtttttttttctcggGGGTTATTTGGCGGTAAAATTTGATGACTTTATAGTTTATTTATCTAGTGAATCTCTGATTTGAACCGACCCCAGCATGCTATGATGGTCATCATCCAAAGCTAAATTGGATTCTAAATTGCGACAAAAATTTATCACCCGGCGTCAGCCCAGCTCATAATTTGATGGGCCTCCCAGGTTAAAGCGTAGGATAGTTCTAGTCGGCCGTGGGCTGCCCTACTCCAACGTGGCATAATTATTACGGCAACGACATAATTCCCACGTCACGTGGGATTGCATCATAGCCGTCAGCCAATCTGGACCTCCATCGAATGAGCTGTTCCCTGCGGAGACTCCCACGTGTCGGTCTACCCTAGCCAACCCACCGGCTATTGCCGGCTGTCCGACTCATCTGGCCGTTTCCCGCACGAGCTAGAAGCAGCCCATCGGCCACAGCAATCCAAACCGAGGCCGTTTTTGAAGTTTTAACCCAGCCCTCTCGTCTTTTTTCGGGTTTCGTCTCGCCTTTCCCTTCCTcggtcctttttttttctttctatcggTCTCCTGGATTTCTCCAATCTCTGGCTCTCCAGCTTCTCGGATCCGAGAATTTTTAGGGACCGGCCACTGggaattcgaatttcaaatattGGGGGGAGTTCCAGCGGGGTCCGATGGCCTCGTCGGTGGTGCCGAATGTGGCGGCGGTGGCGCTCACGAGCGCGGCGAATTGGTGGGACGAGGTGAACAACTCGCCTTTGTGGCAGGACCGGATCTACCATACACTAGCGGGCCTCTTTGGATTCGTTGGAGCCGTGGCTCTGGTTGGATCTCTACCTTTCCCTTTGTCGTTATTCGATTCGATCGTTTGGTTTGTTTGTTCCTCGATTTTCAGGTCGCTAGGGTTTCTAATTCGAAGCCTCAGTTTTTGAAAAgattattcttttcatgttcAGAAAACTAGAAACCTAGGGTTAGCGTGTTCAATGCTTGCACTCAAAGAATCTTCTTAGAAAAACTTGGAAATTTTAGGGTTTCCAtgaaaaatgtttttttttaatgagaacACTTTTCCTCCTCTGGGTTATTAAGTTCACGATTTCTGCGACAAAGTGAAGACTGAAAACTGGCCTTTCATTTTCCTAGGCTTGAAAATTCCATTAAAAATTATGCTTTTGGATGCTGAAATTTTGTGCCTTGCAGATACAATTGGTTAGAATTGAATGTAGAGTACCAGAGTATGGTTGGACGACGCAAAAGGTCTTCCATTTCTTGAATTTCTTGGTGAATGGCGGTTTGTATCCTTCAATACATGTTTTCCATAAACAACACTGGGGATATTTTTCTTTGCTTATGGTTGACACTGCTGTTATATCGGTCAATTGCAGTCCGAtcggttatttttgcttttcgtCGGAATGTGCAGCAGATAAAGCCTGAGGTTTGATGAACTTTAACTATGTGCTGGTTCCAGAGCATTTGAACCAAATATTTCCAAGccattattataatattgttgCATTTCAGATCTTTCAACATGTTCTTCTTGATTTTCCTGGTCTTGCATTCTTCACAACCTATGCACTGTTGGTACTCTTCTGGGCTGAAATATATTATCAGGTCGGATATTTCTCAATTTGATGAACCATCCTTGCTCATTTTTGATTATCTTGACTGATCATGGATTCTTTGTTTAGTTTCTTTTTGCTTAAAATGATTTCGGATGCCTACTCAGTTCCTTTTTCTGAATTGGAATGTGTTCAGGCACGTGCCGTGTCGACTGATGGGCTTAGGCCAACTTTCTATACAATTAATGGAGTGGTTTATGCTATACAGGTAAACAGTTGATTAGCATATCAAATGATATACTTTGGACTAGCATATCTTTCAAATACATATATCTGTTTGCTCACAGCTagttagctgtatgataaaactGGAAAGTTAATGCAATCAAAGAAATTGGATTGCCAATAGGTTTTCCAATTTACACACGGAAGGTGAACTAGTTTTTCCTCATTTCAACGACCTTGGTTTGTACAAACCTCTTGTCTTGTGGCATGGAATTATTGATTTGATGACTAATTAACATGTTGGAGACTAGATGTTAGTTGCTAGAATTCGAAGCGAGTTTAGGAGTGGAATGTAGGTATGGGTGCAGAGAAGTGAATATTTTAGAAACACTTTTCGCAAGGAAGTGCTTAGGAAGTAGGTGCAGGGTCAAGATTCTAGGAAGGAAGATGTTGAAGTGGGTGTATTACTCTAGATAGAAAATTCCAACTACTACGGACCAGGCACTTGACATCGAAAACAAATAGATGGAGATTTAATAGCTAAGACAGATCTCAATCAAGTAATATCTGAAATTAAGAGCTATTGT
This genomic stretch from Phoenix dactylifera cultivar Barhee BC4 unplaced genomic scaffold, palm_55x_up_171113_PBpolish2nd_filt_p 001011F, whole genome shotgun sequence harbors:
- the LOC120107767 gene encoding tobamovirus multiplication protein 3-like → MASSVVPNVAAVALTSAANWWDEVNNSPLWQDRIYHTLAGLFGFVGAVALIQLVRIECRVPEYGWTTQKVFHFLNFLVNGVRSVIFAFRRNVQQIKPEIFQHVLLDFPGLAFFTTYALLVLFWAEIYYQARAVSTDGLRPTFYTINGVVYAIQIALWLLLWWKPVRAVLILSKMFFAGVSLFAALGFLLYGGRLFLMLQRFPVESKGRRKKLQEVGYVTTICFSCFLVRCIMMCFNALDKAANLDVLNHPILNFLFYLLVEILPSALVLFILRKLPPKRGITQYHPIH